GTCGTAGTCGCGGGAAACGGCAAACCGGAAGGCGTCGATCAGGCTCTGACCGTAGCCCCGATTGTCGATGTGCCGGATCACCGAAATCCCGGGTTCGGCCTGCAGAAGCCTCGGGGTCTGGTCGGTGGAACCGTCGTCGACCACAAGAATGTCGCCGTCCGGAGCGTATTGCCTCACTTGGCGCAAAACGCCGATGACGGTCTTTGCCTCGTTGTAAACCGGTATGGCTACCAGGTATCGCATGACGCACCTCGGGGACACTCACTAACAGGAATCTTAGGCCGCCCGACTCCGAAGGCAAACACCGGTTCTGAAGCAAGGCAGGCTCGCGGCTGGAGCCCTGCGAAGTCCTACGGACCAAGCAGGGCGGGACCCTGCTGCAGGTGCTTCGCGCATACCGCTTGCCGCCAGCCCATTCAAGGCTGCGTTGACGTCGCGAGGTGTGACACCGCCGATGGCCTCGATGTAGCCCCCGGGCGAAGCACGCCGGCGACGGCGTCAAGCCGGGCGGTGCCTTCCGAGAGCGTGGGGGCGAGCCAGCCGCCCTCGTCGAACTCGTTCCACGCGTAGATGATCGCCGCCTGGGCCGGGGCGGCATGGCGATGCGTTTCCAGCCAACGCAGCCCGCGGCGGAGATGATCCGCAATCGCAGCGGGCGTGGCCGGCTCGCTGCGGTCCACCTCGCCGTCGTGACTTCCGTAGGGACTGCCCCACGGCATGGGTTTCTCGACGCGAGGCCGCGGGTCCCACCCCGTCACCACAATCGGCACAACCTGTGCCCCGGTCCTGCGGCATTCCTCCCAGAAGTGCTCGAGGTTCTCGACCATGCGGGCGTAGGGGATCACGCCTTTGCCCAGACCCGCCACGTAGCTGCTGATCGCATCGCAACCCAGTGCCTCTGCCCACTTCTTGCCTTGTTGAGGGCTGAAATCCATGATGACGATGTAGGGCCTGGGAAGCCCTCTGGCCGTCACGGTCGCTCGAAAGGTATCGAGGACTCTCCGAAATCCCTCGACGCCGCCAAGCTTCTCCAGCCACTGCTCATTGATGAAGCCCAGATACAGCAACGGCCGCCCGTCGAGCACCCGCTGGTATCCCGGCTCCTGCATCAGGCTGACCACGCGGTCCACGAATGCCTGGTGTGGCCATCGTCCGCATTCGGTGATGAGACAGAAGCCGATCTTCGAGCGGACAGAACTGCTCAGATATCGCCGCAGGGCCAGGCTCAATGGGTCGTCCGCGGGGTAGGTCACGAACGCCCAGTAGTCCAGTCCCGCGGCCGCGGCGTACTCGATTTCGCGATCCATCACCGCCTGCGGCGTGCCGTCGATCTCGATGGCTTCATCACCGTTCACCTTGGCGTAGAACGGCAGCCGGTTGTGCCATTTCGACGGCCCGAGGCTCCGGTGAACCGCCTCGCCGACAACGCCGTGGTTGCCGAACCATGCATCCCAGCGGATGGCCCCGACGATAGGACGAGGGGCTTCATGGGCGGGCCTGCTCTGTTGCGCGGACAGGCCCTGCGCGAAGGCGCCATGCACCAACAACGCGAAGAAGAGAGCGATTGTGCCACCAGGCGGCACCCGAACCTCGCCGTGCTCATCATTGACGGATGGGGCCAGGATGTACGAGACTCCGTCCTTTGGCGTCTGGTTCTGGGCCAACCGTGCTTCTGAAAGCATTTGATCGCTCCTGCTGGTCGGGGCTCGTCGACACTGCGGGTGTTATTCGTCCCGCCTGACAGCTTGTTCGAGGGTAGCCTTTTCGGTTGGCGGCTCTCGCCAACCGGGCGGGTGCCCCCGCCGACCTGCCCAAAGCAACGTTGCGTGGCCTGCCCGCCGGTGCCTGGCCGACCGAAAACGGCCAGAGCAAGGTGCCATGGAACACGGCCTGTGGTATGATACCACTTGGAGTGGAGACCGGCATTCGCCGGGCAGGCAAACCGGACAAGCGGACGGCACTTCGCTCGTCGCTCGCCGGCCGCGGTTGCGTGCGGTCAGACCCGGCGATGAAGGACAAGGAACTCATACCTCTCTTCATGGAGGTGTCGACATGGCAGGCAAGACCAGCCCACCGCGCAAATCGTCGTCCGTGACCCCGCGAGCCGCCCGCAAGAAGAAGGGGCTGACGAAGCCGAGCAGGAGCACCGCCACCAAGCCCGCCACCCAGGCCAAAGGGCCTGCCGCGGGCGGCCGCCGCCCCCAAGCGGCCGACGACCGTTCGCCGGCCGGTCTCCTGGCCCAAGCAGAGGCGGACCTGACCGCTCTCCTGGATTCGCTGAACAGCCACATGGCCACTGCGGTAAATGCGATCACTGAACTGGCCGTCGCCCAGCAGGGCCAGCATCAGCCCATCATCCGCAGCAGGCCGATCGACCGCGCCACCGCCATGTTTCAGCGCCTGGTCGCCGAGGTTCTTGACGACAAGCTCGCCGAGGTTCTTCCTACTCTCGTGGCTCTGCGCAGCGAGATGAACCAGCGTGCCCGGCTCGTCGGCTCGTCGGCTTCGACGGAATCGACCCCGCCGACGGACGGCGACTTCTTCGAACGCGGAACCGCCATGCTCGACCAAGTCTTGAACACCCTCGAAGTGCGCAGCTTCGAGCCGCGCATCGGCGATCCGTTCGATCCGCTGATTCATCTGGCCGTGGGACAGACTAGCCGAAACGACCTCGCCGAGGGCGTGCTGGCCGAGATCCTGCAACCCGGTTTCCGCACCGCGCGCGGCAAGGTGATTGTGCCCGCCCGAGTCAAAGTCAACAGGAGGTGAACGGATGGCCCGGCTTGGCATCGACTTCGGCACCACGAACACCGTTGCGGTGATCCACGATCGCGGTGTGTTCTCCGTTGTTCTCCATCGTGCGGACACGGGAGCGGGCACCATTGTGCAGGATGTCTTTCCGTCCGCGATCTTGATCGACAAGCGCTCAGGCAAGCATTGGTTCGGTTTGGAGGCCGATCGTCTTTTCGGCCAACGCGGGCCGGGCCCCGATCACGTGTTCCTGCCGTCGCTGAAGCGGCACCTGTGGAGCTACGCGGAGGGTCATTCAGTCAGCTCGGGTCACGAGCCCCGCCCCCGTGCTCGAGATGTTGCCGCCGGATTGGAGCAGTTTGACATCGGCAAGCTGCTGACGGGCTTCCTGCAATCTCTGGCCGAATCGATCCGGGCATCCGGCATGATCGACCCGGGCGAGCCGCTCGAGACGGTGATCACCTGGCCGGCCAACGCCAACGGCGCCCAGCGCTACATCACCCGGAAGTGTTTTCGCGAGGCCGGCTTCGACGTGCTCTCGACATTGAATGAGCCGACAGCTTCCGCGATCGAGCTGGCTGACTGCATCACCGCCGGCCGCGGCGCCGGGAAGGATGATCGCGAACCCTCGGCCGTGGCCGTCTTTGACCTCGGCGGCGGCACTTTCGACGCCTCCGTGGTCTGGATCGAAGGGGACGAGTTCGAGGTGCTGGCCTCCGGCGGTATTGAAGACCTCGGCGGTGACGACTTTGATCGCGCCCTGTTGGACATGTTCCTGGAACGATTCAAGCTCCGTGACGAGGCCCTGAGTCCGCTGACCCGGCATGCCCTGTTGCGGCAGGCCCGCTCGCAGAAGGAGACCATCGCCGGCGGTGTGGTTCGCAGCCTGTTCCTCAATCCCCTCGATTTCGGGCTGGATTGCCCTCCGGTCTCGATTGCGGTGGAGGCCTATTTCGAGCGCATCAGACCGATGCTCAAGCCGGCCATCGCCATGCTCAAGAAGGTGATCGTCTCGGCTGCCGCCAAGGAGCGTCGGGTTCGCACCGGTTCAAGTCTGACCGTGTACCTGGTCGGCGGCTCATCCAAATTGCCCCTAGTGGCCCATATGGTCTCCGACGCCTTCCCCGAATGTCGGGTGATTCTGACCGACAAGCCGTTCACCTCGGTGGCCATGGGGGCGGCAATCTGTGCCACCGACCGGGTGACGTACCGTGATGTCTTTGCCAGGCACTTCGGCCTGTTGCGACTCAAGGACAACGGCCAGTCCGAAGTCTTCGACATCATCTTTCCGGCCGGCACGCCTATCCCCCGCAAGGGCGAAAAACCGCTCGAACGTTGCGCCTGGTATCATCCCCGGCACAACATCGGGCACTTGCGATACCTGGAATGCACCTCGGTCGGAGCCAACGGCCTGCCCGATGGCAACGTCCGCCACTGGTCGGACGTATTCTTCCCCTATGACCCTCTGCTGCCGATTGATCACCGGGCGTCAGTCGCCGATGTGGTCGCCACCAATCAATTCGCTGACATGCCTGCGTGTGAGGTCTATCGCTGCGATAGTGACGGGGTCATCACGGTAGAGCTGCGCCGCCCGACAAAGAACGACTCCCGCATCCACGAGATTTATCGGGATTGATCTCAGCATCGCAACGGCGGTGGTGAAGATGGGATCGCTCCCTTCGTTTTCTGACGGACTTCCGTCCGCAAAAGGCTCGTGGGTTCCGGGCGTCACCGGTCGGTTGTCTGTGCCGTTGGAGGGGTCAAGCTTCCTCCCAACACCTGCCGATACCGATAACAATGCATTCTTACTATTTGTCATGGCGTTGGTTGAGCGCATGGGGGCTGGCCTTGGCATCGGTTGTCGGCTGCGCCCCCAAGGACACCCCGTTTGCGGCCATCCGCGCCGGCATCCGCTGCGAGCGAGGCCAGAAGGCCCTGGAGCAGGAGGATCTTGACGCCGCCCTGAAGGAGTTCCAGCGAGCGGTCGAGCTGAATCCGAAGCTGGCTATGGCGCATTCCAACCTCGGCAAGGTCCAGAAGGCCAAGGGCAACTTAGCAGCGGCTGCCGCAGCCTTTGCCAATGCGGTGAAGCTGAACCCCAAGAGTTTCGACGACGCGTTTTCGCTCGCCGACGTCTACCACAAAATGTCGAAGCTCGCCGCGGCGATCCAGGCCTACCTGCACGCCTGCGAGCTCCAGCCGAATAACTTTCAGGCGCGCCTGAATCTCGGCGTCTGCTATCACCAGGCCGCCGAACTCGACAATGCCATTGACTGCTACACGAAAGCGATCGAAATCGACCCTGACCACGCTGCCGCATACACCAACCTCGGTGCCGCGTACGACGCCCAAGGAAAATACTACGAGGCCATCCACGCCTACAACAAGTCGCTCGAGCGCGATGGCGAACAGCCTATGGTGCTGGTCAACCTTGCCGGCACGATGATGAAGCAGGAACGATTTGCCGCCGCCCAGCGGGCCCTCGAACGGGCAATCGAGCTCGATCCCGAACTGGCCATGGCCTATGAACGGCTGGGCTATTGCCTGTTCCGGATGAAGCGATACGACGAGGCCCTTACCCGCTACGAGTGGGCCGAGACCCTCGACCCCAACCGCGCCGAGACGCACGCCGGCCTGGGCGTGGTGCGAATGGCGATGTTCCTTCAGGATCGCTCCCAAACTGAGTTCCGCCAGGCGGCCATCGAGCATTGGCACCGGTCGCTGGAAATCAACCCCGATCAGCCTAAAATACGCAACCTGATCTCCAAGTACCGGGTGCCCGCCGACCAGGTGTCGGCTGTTTTGATGGAATCGCCGCCAAAATGAAAAACAGGCAAAATCGAGCAATCGTTCAGTGCGTACTGTCATGCGCGCTGATGGTCTTTGCTGCCGGCTGTGGTCCCCACAAGGCCGCTGTTCATCGTTCGTGGGCGGAACGTTCTCAGACGGTCATCCGGCAGAGGCTGGCACCAACTCCCGTCGTCCCGACCATGGCCGCCTCGTCGGCTCATCCGGTGAAAGCGGAGAGGACGGTCGGCGGCAAATCGACGATCTGGCCCGAGGAGTTGGCCGCTTTCCATTTGTCAGCCGAAACGCGGGAACAGGCCGGAGACGCGGAAACCCGACAGGCAGAGGAGAGTTCCTCGAAGCAGGACGTCGAATACGAAGGCAAATGGCGAAAGCCGCTGCCGGGCTTCGGCGAGACACTCAAGCGCGACCTGCTGGAGCTGCCGAGCGCGTTGTGGGATGACACCAAGCGTGTCTACACCAATCCATGGAACCTGGTGTTCCTGCTGGGCGCAGGCGGCGCGTCGCTCGCTCTTCGTCCGGAAGTCGATGATGACATCGAGGATTACTACGACAGGCACCATACCTTCAAAGAAGACTGGCGTGACGCGTTCGGGGCGGCCGGCAACCCGATCGTTCATTTCGGAATAGCTGGCGCTTGGTATTTGACCGGCCAGCTTGCGCAGGATGCCAAGACTTATGATGTCGGCGCGCGGCTGTTCCGGGCATTGACCATCAACGGCGTCAGCACGCTGCTGCTCAAGACTGCCGCATGCACCGAATCGCCTAACGGCGAAGACTGGGCCTGGCCGTCCGGCCACGTATCAAGTGCGATGGTCGTCGCGACGGTGATGAACGACGCCTACGGACCGTTGGCGGGGGTGCCCTTGTTCGGACTGACCGGTCTGGTGGCCGTCGAGCGGTTGGATTCCGGAGAACATCACTTCTCAGATGTGGTTTTCGGTGCTGCCCTTGGCTGGGTCGTGGCTGAGACAGTCATGAAGGATGAGCCGCCCAAGATCGCCGGCGGCCACATCGTCCCCTATGCTGACCCGGTCGGCCGCAACGCGGGCGTCGCGTGGGTCAAAACGCTCGGCGAATGACTTCGGGGTGGTAATGACTTGGCCAGGGTAGGTCGTCCCTCCACGGCGGCGGCGTTGGCCGGTTACCGCGATCGCAAAATCCGGACGAACGACGGCGAAACGCGCTCAAACAGCGACGGCGCAACGCCGCCGATGATCAACCCGAGCCGTGCCGGCTCGGCCGTCGATCACTCAGGATGGGCTGTCTGCTCCGCGCCGGAAGGCGCTCCGGTCTCCAGCAGATCGCTGCAGGCCGCCGAACTCCGCTCAGCCTCGTCCTGGTAACTCGCCGCTATGTGGCGGGTGATCACCTCTGGAGGCTTATAGAGGTATTGGGCCACCGGCCGGCGGTTTTCATGCGTGATGCTGGGGGCCCCGGACTTGACGAGATCGATCCTCTCGCCCGAGGGATCCTCGACTTGTGCCCCTGCCTTGAGAACCTGGACGACCGGCTGGCACGGCCGTTTGGCGTTCAGATCGACGACCACGGCCTCTCGACCGTCCGAGAGCGTCACACAGGTACCGACCGGAAAAGGCGGGATGGTTCGCACGGCCGCCGCGAAAATCACCGGATCAAACATCTTGCGGATCTCGGCCGCTTGAAGGGCTGCCAGGGCGGCGACCTTGGGTTGCCCCTTCCGGTCACAAATGGCCATCATCCCGTCCAGAACGTTGGCCACCGCCACGATCCGGGCGAAGACGTGAATGCGGCGACCGCGCAGCGGCTCCGGGTGTCGCTCCTTGTGGGTGGAAATAGGCTCCGGAAACCCGTTTCCATCGTATCGCTGGTGGTGGTGAAGAATAACACCCGACGCTGTCGAATCAAGCCGGCCGCGAAGCAGTTGATAGCCCTGCTCGGCGTGAGACCGGTAAGCCGCTTCGTCCTCGTGGTGGTCCAGAACGTGAGATCGTCGCAGTTCCGGCGGCAGTTTGATCTTGCCGACGTCGTGCAGCATCGCCCCGACGCCCAGGTTCGTCAGATCCTGGGCGAGCCGCCTGTCGATGTACTTACGCTCGTGACTGATGTAGTTCCGCAGATTCATACCCAGGATCATCACCAGATAGGCAACGTTTGCGCTGTGGCTGAACAACTCCTCGGGTTCTTCGAGGATGCGCTCCGCCCAGACCGCGTGGTCCTGGTTCTTGACCAGTTCCTCTATGAGTCTCGATATGAGCTCTCTGTAGAACTGGAGGTCGAAAGCCCCGGCGGTCTGTTTGGCCAAGGCCGTGAAATTCCCTTTGATGTCGTGGTAGAGCCTGGCCCGCGATTCGGGAACGCCGGAAGCGACTTGTTCGTCGAGAAAGTCGAAACCCGGGTGGTTGATCCATACCCCCTTGATGCCGTATTCCCGCAGCTTCGCGATGGTCTTGGGTTCCAGGACGTATCCCGCGGCCAGCAGGGCGCGTCTCGGGTGCCTCGCGTGTGGAATCGATGCTGCCAGCACCATCCCGGGCTCCAGGTTCTCGACGGAGACTCGGATCATTTATCGGACGACCCCTACCGGCGTGAAAGCACTACCTCCAGCCGCGACGCACATACTGCTCTACTTCATCGGCTCAAATGAGGGGCTTCGCCAGCGAGTTGCCGGTCAAGTCGGCAGGGCATCGCGGTGCCAACGTTTTCGGCAGTTGCGGACGGGAAGCCGCGCATTGTGGGAGCATCTTTTTACGTGTGAGTGTATTCTTGCTCGCGGCTTGCCTCACGGCTTCGTGATATGGCTTGGCTGGGAGCTGGGCACGAAGCCGCGCACCGCTTTCGTCGAAGGCCGGCAGCGGGCCAGTTCACGATGGACCGCCTCGGCAATGCCGGCGGCATCGATGCCGCACTCGGCCAGTTGGCTCTTGCGCGAGCCGTGACTGATGAAGCGGTCGCTCGGGATGCCCAGGCGAACCAGGTGATCCGTCGGAAGCCGAAGATCCTGTGCCGTCTCGAGCACGGCCGCTCCGAAACCGCCGACCACCGAGTGGTCCTCGACAGTGATGACCGGGTGGTCGGCCAGCATCGCCGCGGTGACCATTTCGCGGTCGATCGGCTTGGCGAAACGGGCGTTGAACACCCGCAGTTCGATCCCCTCGGCCGCCAGCAGTTCGGCGGCGTCCAGCGCGTTGCCGACCATGGCCCCATAAGCCAGAATGGTCGCGTCGTTACCTCGGCGCATCAGTCGGGATCGCCCCAGCTCGAAAGGCGCAGCGTCACCCAACGATGGAGGAACATCCGCCCGCGGATAACGGATGGCGCAGGCGTCCGGGCAACGCACGGCGAATCGCAGCGCGGCCTTCAGCTCGTTCTCATCGGCCGGAGCCAGCAACACCAAATTCGGCAACGGCCGCAGGTACGCAATATCCAGGAACCCGTGGTGGACCGCCCCGTCGCCGCCGACCAGCCCCGCCCGGTCCATGCACAGGATTACCGGCAGGCGCTGCAGCGAGACCTCCTGAAAGACCTGATCGAAAGATCGCTGGAGGAAGGTCGAGTAAATAGCCACTAGCGGCCTTAACCCCGCCTTGGCCATCCCGGCGGCAACGTCAACGGTGCAGCTCTCGGCGATTCCCACGTCGAGAAAGCGGTCCGGGTACCGCTCCGCGAACTTGTCCAGGCCGGTGCCCGCCGGCATCGCCGCCGTCAAGGCGCAGAGCCTCGGCTCTTCATTGCCGACTTCAAGGACCGCGTCCGAGAAAGCCTCGGTCCAGCTTCTGCCCGAGCCGTTTGCGACCCTTACGGTTTCGCCATCGAAGATGAACGGCGTGGGCGAGTGGAACTTCGAAGGCTCGGCACGGGCGAACTCGGCGCCCTGACCTTTGTTGGTATGAATGTGCAGAAGCACCGGGTGATCGATATCCTTGAGCATCTGCAGCAGGTCAATCAGGTACGCGATGTCGTGACCCATCACCGGCCCGACATACATGAAGCCGAGCTGCTCGAAAATCGAATGCGGCGAAACCGTGGCCTTCAGCCCCTCCTTCAGATGCCCGAGGGCGTCGACCATCGACTGGCCGACCAGCGGCAATCTGGGCAGCAGTTGCTTGGCCCGCTGCTTGACCTCCTCATAAATGGAACTGGCACGGAGGCGAGCGAGGTAATGAGCCAATGCGCCCTGCGTCGGAGCGATGCCGTAGTTGTTGTCGTTCAAGATGACAAGAAACTGCCGATTGAGCGTGCCCGCCTGGTTGAGGCCCTCAAACGCCAGGCCGTTCACGATGCTCGCATCGCCTACGAAGGCTACGACCCGCTTGTCGCGGCCGAGGAGCTGGTCGGCGCGGGCCAAACCCAGCGCCGTCGGGATTGCCGTGCCCGCGTGCCCGACGTTGAACAGATCGAAGGGGCTTTCATCGATGCTCGGAAAACCGCTGATGCCTCCGGATTGCCGCAACGTGTCAAAACGTTCGTTGCGGCCCGTGAGCAATTTGTGCGGGTAACATTGGTGCCCGACGTCCCACAGCAATCGGTCTTTCTCAAAGTCAAAGCAGTAGTGAAGAGCGATGGTGATCTCGGCGACGCCCAGATTGCTGGCCAGGTGTCCGCCGTTCTTGCCGACCACTTCGAGGATGCGCTCCCGGATCTCTTTAGCCAACTCGTTGAGTTGGGCTATCGACAGCTTCTTGACGTCTGACGGATGCTCTATCGAAGCCAGTAGTCCCATGTTGTCCGTAATCTCGCTTGGCCCCCCGCGATCGTGTCTGAGACTCAAGGTAGTACGTCGCGTCGCTTGGGTTGTTTGCCCCGATTCAGTCGGTCGTGCGATTCAGTTGCGCCGCTCGACGACATAGTTTGCCAGTTGCCTGAGATCTTCGGCCGGAGGTCCGAAAATCTGCAGCGCCTCGATTGCCTTTCGTGCCTCGTCCCGAGCGGCGGCCTGACTGGCCTCAATGCCGACGGCACCGGGATAGGTTTGCTTGCC
This genomic interval from Phycisphaerae bacterium contains the following:
- a CDS encoding tetratricopeptide repeat protein; amino-acid sequence: MHSYYLSWRWLSAWGLALASVVGCAPKDTPFAAIRAGIRCERGQKALEQEDLDAALKEFQRAVELNPKLAMAHSNLGKVQKAKGNLAAAAAAFANAVKLNPKSFDDAFSLADVYHKMSKLAAAIQAYLHACELQPNNFQARLNLGVCYHQAAELDNAIDCYTKAIEIDPDHAAAYTNLGAAYDAQGKYYEAIHAYNKSLERDGEQPMVLVNLAGTMMKQERFAAAQRALERAIELDPELAMAYERLGYCLFRMKRYDEALTRYEWAETLDPNRAETHAGLGVVRMAMFLQDRSQTEFRQAAIEHWHRSLEINPDQPKIRNLISKYRVPADQVSAVLMESPPK
- a CDS encoding phosphatase PAP2 family protein, encoding MKNRQNRAIVQCVLSCALMVFAAGCGPHKAAVHRSWAERSQTVIRQRLAPTPVVPTMAASSAHPVKAERTVGGKSTIWPEELAAFHLSAETREQAGDAETRQAEESSSKQDVEYEGKWRKPLPGFGETLKRDLLELPSALWDDTKRVYTNPWNLVFLLGAGGASLALRPEVDDDIEDYYDRHHTFKEDWRDAFGAAGNPIVHFGIAGAWYLTGQLAQDAKTYDVGARLFRALTINGVSTLLLKTAACTESPNGEDWAWPSGHVSSAMVVATVMNDAYGPLAGVPLFGLTGLVAVERLDSGEHHFSDVVFGAALGWVVAETVMKDEPPKIAGGHIVPYADPVGRNAGVAWVKTLGE
- a CDS encoding Hsp70 family protein; the encoded protein is MARLGIDFGTTNTVAVIHDRGVFSVVLHRADTGAGTIVQDVFPSAILIDKRSGKHWFGLEADRLFGQRGPGPDHVFLPSLKRHLWSYAEGHSVSSGHEPRPRARDVAAGLEQFDIGKLLTGFLQSLAESIRASGMIDPGEPLETVITWPANANGAQRYITRKCFREAGFDVLSTLNEPTASAIELADCITAGRGAGKDDREPSAVAVFDLGGGTFDASVVWIEGDEFEVLASGGIEDLGGDDFDRALLDMFLERFKLRDEALSPLTRHALLRQARSQKETIAGGVVRSLFLNPLDFGLDCPPVSIAVEAYFERIRPMLKPAIAMLKKVIVSAAAKERRVRTGSSLTVYLVGGSSKLPLVAHMVSDAFPECRVILTDKPFTSVAMGAAICATDRVTYRDVFARHFGLLRLKDNGQSEVFDIIFPAGTPIPRKGEKPLERCAWYHPRHNIGHLRYLECTSVGANGLPDGNVRHWSDVFFPYDPLLPIDHRASVADVVATNQFADMPACEVYRCDSDGVITVELRRPTKNDSRIHEIYRD
- a CDS encoding HD domain-containing protein, encoding MIRVSVENLEPGMVLAASIPHARHPRRALLAAGYVLEPKTIAKLREYGIKGVWINHPGFDFLDEQVASGVPESRARLYHDIKGNFTALAKQTAGAFDLQFYRELISRLIEELVKNQDHAVWAERILEEPEELFSHSANVAYLVMILGMNLRNYISHERKYIDRRLAQDLTNLGVGAMLHDVGKIKLPPELRRSHVLDHHEDEAAYRSHAEQGYQLLRGRLDSTASGVILHHHQRYDGNGFPEPISTHKERHPEPLRGRRIHVFARIVAVANVLDGMMAICDRKGQPKVAALAALQAAEIRKMFDPVIFAAAVRTIPPFPVGTCVTLSDGREAVVVDLNAKRPCQPVVQVLKAGAQVEDPSGERIDLVKSGAPSITHENRRPVAQYLYKPPEVITRHIAASYQDEAERSSAACSDLLETGAPSGAEQTAHPE
- the dxs gene encoding 1-deoxy-D-xylulose-5-phosphate synthase, which produces MSLRHDRGGPSEITDNMGLLASIEHPSDVKKLSIAQLNELAKEIRERILEVVGKNGGHLASNLGVAEITIALHYCFDFEKDRLLWDVGHQCYPHKLLTGRNERFDTLRQSGGISGFPSIDESPFDLFNVGHAGTAIPTALGLARADQLLGRDKRVVAFVGDASIVNGLAFEGLNQAGTLNRQFLVILNDNNYGIAPTQGALAHYLARLRASSIYEEVKQRAKQLLPRLPLVGQSMVDALGHLKEGLKATVSPHSIFEQLGFMYVGPVMGHDIAYLIDLLQMLKDIDHPVLLHIHTNKGQGAEFARAEPSKFHSPTPFIFDGETVRVANGSGRSWTEAFSDAVLEVGNEEPRLCALTAAMPAGTGLDKFAERYPDRFLDVGIAESCTVDVAAGMAKAGLRPLVAIYSTFLQRSFDQVFQEVSLQRLPVILCMDRAGLVGGDGAVHHGFLDIAYLRPLPNLVLLAPADENELKAALRFAVRCPDACAIRYPRADVPPSLGDAAPFELGRSRLMRRGNDATILAYGAMVGNALDAAELLAAEGIELRVFNARFAKPIDREMVTAAMLADHPVITVEDHSVVGGFGAAVLETAQDLRLPTDHLVRLGIPSDRFISHGSRKSQLAECGIDAAGIAEAVHRELARCRPSTKAVRGFVPSSQPSHITKP
- the grpE gene encoding nucleotide exchange factor GrpE encodes the protein MAGKTSPPRKSSSVTPRAARKKKGLTKPSRSTATKPATQAKGPAAGGRRPQAADDRSPAGLLAQAEADLTALLDSLNSHMATAVNAITELAVAQQGQHQPIIRSRPIDRATAMFQRLVAEVLDDKLAEVLPTLVALRSEMNQRARLVGSSASTESTPPTDGDFFERGTAMLDQVLNTLEVRSFEPRIGDPFDPLIHLAVGQTSRNDLAEGVLAEILQPGFRTARGKVIVPARVKVNRR